A genomic segment from Streptomyces antibioticus encodes:
- a CDS encoding LON peptidase substrate-binding domain-containing protein, with the protein MTTVRLPLFPLNSVLFPGLVLPLNVFEERYRAMMRDLLKTPEEEPRRFAVVAIRDGHEVAPAAPGMPDPTALPERGPAAGFGDDPLKTFHGTACVADAATIRERADGTFEVLATGTTRVRLLSVDSSGPFLTAELEELPEAPGDEAGALAEGVLRAFRQYQKRLAGARERSLATGADLPDDPSVVSYLVAAAMMLDTPTKQRLLQAPDTASRLRDELTLLRAETAILRNLPSLPAADLTRGPTSLN; encoded by the coding sequence GTGACCACCGTCCGTCTGCCGCTCTTCCCCCTGAACTCGGTGCTGTTCCCGGGGTTGGTGCTTCCGTTGAACGTCTTCGAGGAGCGCTATCGCGCCATGATGCGCGACCTGCTGAAGACCCCCGAGGAGGAACCGCGCCGGTTCGCCGTCGTGGCGATCCGCGACGGTCACGAGGTGGCGCCGGCCGCGCCGGGGATGCCGGACCCGACCGCGCTGCCGGAGCGCGGCCCGGCGGCCGGCTTCGGCGACGACCCGCTCAAGACGTTCCACGGCACCGCCTGCGTGGCCGACGCGGCGACCATCCGGGAACGGGCCGACGGCACCTTCGAGGTGCTGGCGACCGGCACGACCCGGGTCCGGCTGCTGTCCGTGGACTCCTCGGGACCGTTCCTGACGGCCGAGCTGGAGGAACTCCCGGAGGCGCCGGGCGACGAGGCGGGCGCCCTCGCGGAGGGGGTGCTGCGGGCCTTCCGCCAGTACCAGAAGCGCCTGGCGGGCGCCCGGGAACGCTCGCTGGCGACCGGCGCCGACCTCCCGGACGACCCGTCGGTGGTGTCGTACCTGGTGGCCGCCGCGATGATGCTGGACACCCCCACCAAGCAGCGGCTCCTCCAGGCCCCGGACACGGCCTCCCGACTGCGGGACGAGCTGACGCTCCTGCGCGCGGAGACGGCGATCCTGCGCAATCTGCCCTCGCTGCCCGCGGCGGACCTGACCCGCGGGCCGACGAGCCTGAACTGA
- the ybaK gene encoding Cys-tRNA(Pro) deacylase has protein sequence MAKKSKKQQPGGTPATVALTSAGVDFTVHAYDHDPGHPSYGEEAAEAMGVSPDRVFKTLVADVDGTLTVAVVPVAGSLDLKALASAVGGKKAAMADPTLAERTTGYVRGGISPLGQRKKLPTVLDTSATTHPTICVSAGRRGLEVELAPKDLAHLTTATMAPIARTTSPSGV, from the coding sequence ATGGCGAAGAAATCCAAGAAGCAGCAGCCCGGCGGCACGCCCGCGACCGTGGCCCTGACCTCGGCGGGCGTGGACTTCACCGTCCACGCCTACGACCACGACCCGGGCCATCCGTCCTACGGCGAGGAGGCGGCCGAGGCGATGGGCGTCTCCCCCGACCGGGTCTTCAAGACCCTGGTCGCGGACGTGGACGGCACCCTGACCGTCGCCGTCGTCCCGGTGGCGGGCTCGCTGGACCTGAAGGCGCTGGCGTCGGCGGTCGGCGGCAAGAAGGCGGCCATGGCCGACCCCACCCTGGCCGAACGCACCACCGGCTACGTCCGCGGCGGCATCTCCCCCCTGGGCCAGCGCAAAAAGCTCCCCACGGTCCTGGACACCTCGGCGACGACCCACCCCACGATCTGCGTCTCGGCGGGCCGCCGCGGCCTGGAGGTGGAACTGGCCCCGAAGGACCTGGCACACCTGACGACGGCAACCATGGCCCCCATCGCCCGCACAACCAGCCCGTCCGGCGTTTGA
- a CDS encoding ABC transporter permease gives MSVVPAEVLPGSARAVAQPPVRAAAELAPRARLWPSLVAVYRAQLSRARVARIPLLFVATFQSVGILIMMRGVVDGGREAEAVVAGSAVLVVAFVALNLLAQYFGQLRASGGLDHYATLPVPPAAVVLGAAGAYASFTVPGTLVTAVFGCVLFGLPLTHLWILAAVIPLAGAALSGLGAAFGLLAPRPELATVLGQLGMSAALLLGVLPPDRMPEAVRFTRDLLPSTYGVEAFARTFGPDPDWAFVLGDLAVCAGVGVVSLAVATWAYRRAAVR, from the coding sequence GTGAGTGTCGTACCCGCCGAGGTTCTGCCGGGCAGCGCCCGGGCCGTCGCGCAGCCGCCGGTGCGCGCCGCGGCCGAGCTGGCGCCGCGCGCGCGGCTGTGGCCGTCGCTGGTGGCCGTCTACCGCGCGCAGCTCTCCCGGGCCCGGGTGGCGCGGATCCCGCTGCTGTTCGTGGCGACCTTCCAGTCGGTCGGCATCCTGATCATGATGCGGGGCGTGGTGGACGGCGGCCGCGAGGCCGAGGCGGTCGTCGCCGGGTCCGCCGTGCTCGTCGTCGCCTTCGTCGCGCTGAACCTGCTCGCCCAGTACTTCGGGCAGCTCCGGGCCAGCGGCGGCCTCGACCACTACGCCACCCTGCCGGTGCCGCCCGCCGCCGTGGTGCTCGGCGCGGCGGGCGCCTACGCCTCCTTCACCGTGCCCGGGACCCTGGTCACCGCGGTCTTCGGCTGTGTGCTGTTCGGGCTGCCGCTGACCCATCTGTGGATCCTCGCCGCCGTGATCCCGCTCGCGGGCGCCGCGCTGTCCGGACTCGGGGCGGCCTTCGGGCTGCTGGCGCCCCGGCCGGAGCTGGCCACCGTGCTCGGCCAGCTCGGCATGTCCGCGGCCCTGCTGCTCGGCGTGCTGCCGCCGGACCGGATGCCGGAGGCGGTGCGCTTCACCCGCGACCTGCTGCCGTCGACGTACGGCGTCGAAGCCTTCGCCCGGACCTTCGGGCCGGATCCCGACTGGGCGTTCGTCCTCGGGGACCTCGCCGTCTGCGCGGGCGTCGGGGTCGTCTCGCTGGCCGTCGCCACCTGGGCGTACCGGCGGGCCGCCGTCCGATGA
- a CDS encoding ABC transporter ATP-binding protein: MCAVRGLTKTYPAVRGRRGAPATPEVRATDDVGLDIRRGEIFGLLGPNGAGKSTLVRQLTGLMRPDTGSVEILGHDIVRHPERAARILAYLGQESSALDELTVSLAAETTGRLRGLPVREARRERDAVLDELGLTPLAGRPLRKLSGGQRRLACFATALVGERPLLVLDEPTTGMDPVARRAVWGAVDRRRAERGTTVLLVTHNVIEAETVLDRVAVLDKGRVIACDTPSGLKEQVAGEVRVELVWRERAPLDVPEVAALRERAQESGRRWTLRLGPDEARAVVATVTGGAAFAALDDFTLATPSLEDVYLALGGAARAGLVRT; encoded by the coding sequence GTGTGTGCCGTACGCGGGCTGACCAAGACCTACCCGGCCGTCCGCGGCCGCCGGGGCGCCCCCGCCACCCCCGAGGTCCGGGCCACCGACGACGTGGGGCTCGACATCCGGCGCGGCGAGATCTTCGGACTGCTCGGGCCGAACGGCGCCGGCAAGTCCACCCTCGTCCGCCAGCTCACCGGGCTGATGCGGCCCGACACCGGCAGCGTGGAGATCCTCGGGCACGACATCGTGCGCCACCCCGAACGGGCCGCCCGGATCCTCGCCTACCTGGGCCAGGAGTCCAGCGCCCTGGACGAACTCACCGTCTCCCTCGCCGCCGAGACCACCGGACGGCTGCGCGGCCTCCCCGTCCGCGAGGCCCGCCGGGAACGCGACGCCGTCCTCGACGAACTGGGGCTCACCCCGCTCGCCGGACGGCCGCTGCGCAAGCTCTCCGGCGGACAGCGCCGGCTGGCCTGCTTCGCGACCGCGCTCGTCGGGGAACGGCCGCTGCTCGTCCTGGACGAACCGACGACCGGGATGGACCCGGTGGCGCGGCGCGCCGTCTGGGGCGCCGTGGACCGGCGGCGCGCCGAACGCGGCACGACCGTCCTGCTCGTCACCCACAACGTCATCGAGGCCGAGACCGTCCTCGACCGGGTCGCCGTCCTCGACAAGGGCCGGGTCATCGCCTGCGACACGCCCTCAGGACTCAAGGAACAGGTGGCCGGCGAGGTCCGGGTGGAACTGGTGTGGCGGGAACGGGCACCGCTGGACGTGCCCGAGGTCGCCGCGCTGCGCGAGCGGGCGCAGGAGTCGGGGCGCCGCTGGACCCTGCGGCTGGGCCCCGACGAGGCACGCGCGGTCGTCGCCACCGTCACCGGCGGCGCGGCCTTCGCCGCCCTCGACGACTTCACCCTGGCCACCCCCAGCCTGGAGGACGTCTACCTGGCGCTGGGCGGGGCGGCACGCGCGGGGCTGGTGCGGACGTGA
- a CDS encoding NYN domain-containing protein: protein MDRCIVLVDAGYLLGAAASLLAGEPSRSRITVDHSALVQGLREQAESDTERPLLRIYWFDGAPDRVPQPEHRRLRVMPRVTVRLGALTRSDGRWAQKGVDAAMHAELTELARNRACSDVVLVTGDGDLLPGMMAAKEHGVAVHLWAVQAADGDYNQSEDLVAEADERRVLDRTWITKAVRAKELGGVCAPPPVPRPEIAAILSAPLPDTGLAPGPDRGAEEGDHAAGAPRSEHGTPERAPTAKGVPTPKDLAALRAPGAHPAPHPSTATLRWSSDKGWVDRPGTAAEPPEVASMPTLAQLTTAEQRWADREEDITTVGGDPFEVGQVFARRWMGRLGDQSHFQKLSGMYPRIPHRIDGELLRYAARFGLLAHKDDQIDEHDRYAIRAGFWREIDVRTAAEHAPAGD, encoded by the coding sequence GTGGACCGCTGCATCGTCCTGGTGGACGCCGGGTATCTGCTGGGGGCCGCCGCGAGTCTCCTCGCCGGGGAACCCTCGCGCTCCCGCATCACCGTCGACCACTCCGCCCTCGTCCAGGGCCTGCGCGAACAGGCCGAGTCCGACACCGAACGGCCGCTGCTGCGCATCTACTGGTTCGACGGCGCCCCCGACCGCGTCCCCCAGCCCGAGCACCGCCGGCTGCGCGTGATGCCCCGGGTCACCGTCCGCCTCGGCGCCCTGACCCGCAGCGACGGCCGCTGGGCCCAGAAGGGCGTGGACGCCGCGATGCACGCCGAACTCACCGAACTCGCCCGCAACCGCGCCTGCTCCGACGTCGTCCTCGTCACCGGCGACGGCGATCTGCTGCCCGGCATGATGGCCGCCAAGGAGCACGGCGTCGCCGTCCACCTGTGGGCCGTCCAGGCCGCCGACGGCGACTACAACCAGTCCGAGGACCTCGTCGCCGAGGCCGACGAACGACGCGTCCTGGACCGCACCTGGATCACCAAGGCCGTCCGCGCCAAGGAACTCGGCGGGGTGTGCGCGCCGCCGCCCGTGCCCCGGCCCGAGATCGCCGCGATCCTCTCCGCGCCGCTGCCCGACACCGGCCTCGCCCCCGGCCCCGACCGCGGCGCCGAGGAGGGCGACCACGCCGCCGGCGCGCCCCGCTCCGAGCACGGCACGCCCGAGCGCGCCCCCACCGCCAAGGGCGTACCGACCCCCAAGGACCTGGCCGCCCTGCGCGCCCCCGGCGCCCACCCCGCCCCGCACCCCTCGACCGCCACCCTGCGCTGGTCCTCCGACAAGGGCTGGGTCGACCGGCCCGGCACCGCGGCCGAACCGCCCGAGGTCGCCTCGATGCCCACCCTCGCCCAGCTCACCACCGCCGAGCAGCGCTGGGCCGACCGCGAGGAGGACATCACCACCGTCGGCGGCGACCCCTTCGAGGTCGGACAGGTCTTCGCCCGGCGGTGGATGGGACGCCTGGGCGACCAGAGCCACTTCCAGAAGCTGTCCGGCATGTACCCGCGCATCCCGCACCGCATCGACGGCGAGCTGCTGCGCTACGCCGCCCGCTTCGGCCTGCTCGCCCACAAGGACGACCAGATCGACGAACACGACCGTTACGCCATCCGGGCGGGCTTCTGGCGCGAGATCGACGTCCGCACCGCCGCCGAGCACGCCCCCGCGGGGGACTGA